In the Clostridium sp. 'White wine YQ' genome, ATTTACTTTTCCAAACTTAACTACTAACTCGTTTATACTCTCCATGCTTTTTTTATTTTCTAATTCTAGAGATTTAATTATATTAGCCATTTCTTCAATAGTTTGCTTACCTTCATTAGATTTATTCACAGTATCTTTAGTAAGCGTATCAAGACTTTTGCTTTCCAGATATAATTTATCAGTAGATTCATTAGTTGTAACAGTTAGATTAGATATCTTATTCATATGTATTTTAATATCACTTGCAAGTTCAGCTAGTCCATCATGTTGTTTATTTACTATATGATGTTGATCAACAGTCTTTGAAATTAGATTATTAATAGAATCTATGAATTCAATAGCTTCTTCATTTACTTTTATATCATTTTTCATTGTATTTTGTTCTTTAGTCAGATATACTGCTTCATTATTTCTCTTTTTAAAATTTAACATCCGATGCCTCCAAATACCTCAATTTTATTTATATAGATTAATTATAAATTCTTAGGTTTAGGAATTAATATGATTCATATCACACTTTGTTTAATAATAACAAATTTTTCTTATTTAATATGTAACCATTGTTACATAATCCTAGTTAAATATTCTAAATTTTTCTAATGTTCATGTATAATCAGTATATAGAAATTGGAATACTATAGTAGATTTCTTAAATAAGAGGTGATTTCCTTGAAGGAAAAAATTGTTATAGTCGGTTGTGGTGCTGCTTCAGTCTCTGCTATTAAATCAATACGTTCTATTGATTCTGATAGTGAGATTCATGTATACAGTGAAGAAGCTTATTTTCCATATTATCGTCCGAAAATATCTAAAAAGATCTTAGATAACTTAAATGAAGAAGAAATATTAATTCAAAAGAAAGATTGGTACAAAAATAATAATGTAGATCTTCACTTAAATTCAAAGGTAACAAAATTGTCTCCCGAAAGTGAGGAAATTATTTTAAGCAATGAGGGTACTGTTTCTTATTCAAAGCTTCTTTTGGCTACTGGTGCTGATAACATAATCCCTAATATTCGAGGGATACATAAATTAGGGGTATTTACATTAAGAAGCCTAAACAATGCTTATAAAATTATAGATTATATTAAAAGAAGTGACACAATTTTATTGATTGGTGGTGGGATTCAAAACCTTGAAATGGCTACTTCTTTAAGTAACTTTGGGAAAAAAGTGACAGTCAGCGAACTTGCACCAAGACTAATGCCAAGACAACTTGATATATTTGCATCAGAAAAACTTAGGAGAACCTTAGAAAGCAATGGAGTTAAGGTTATGCTTTCAAGTGAAATAGATGAAATTCTTGGCGAAGATAAAGTCAAAGGATATGTAACAAAATCAGGAATAAAAGCTAATTGTGATATGGTCATTTACTCAATTGGAATTTCACCTAATACAGAAATTGTTAAAAATACAAATTTAAAAATAAATAAAGGCATTTTAGTTAATGAGAGAATGCAAACTTCATTTGACAATATATATGCTGCAGGTGACATTTGTGAATTTAATAATAGAATCTACGGACTTTGGGACATATCCACTAGACAAGGTAAAGTCGCTGGGCTTAACATTTGTAATGAAAATACTATATTTCAGCCCCCTCTTCCAGTAACTTCTTTAGAAACCTTTAATATGTCTATATATTCAATCGGTGATGTAGAAGAAAAATCAGATAGTCTACTCCTAGTAGAGACTGATGCTAGTAAAAATAGATATTATAAAGTTCTTCTTCAAAACAATCATATTATTGGTGCAATAATAATAGGTGATCTTAAAACCTTTTTAACAATAAAAAAACTTATTGAAAATAGCACAGAAGTTAAACTTAGTGAATTTAATAATATTTCCGTACATGAGTTTATTGATAAAATTAAAAGCTAAATATAAAATCAAATACCTGCATTATATATATGCAGGTATTTGTATGTTACAAATTAGGATCTATTGTATTTTTTCCTTCCTTATAGTGCATCAATTTATGTGTAGCCGGGCCTTCTAAAATTTCACCATCATAGGAAAATCTTGAGCCATGGCATGGGCAATCCCATGAGTGCTCTGCGTCATTCCATTTTAATTCACATCCAACATGAGTACAAGTTGTATTTACTATATGTATATTGCCTTCCATATCCTTATACGCCCCATATTTATTATTATCTAGTTCAACAACTTTTCCTTCACCACATTCAAGTTTTAATCCATCCTCACCTTGTTTTATCTTGCCAGCAACAAGTTCTTTGGCAACATCAAAGTTCTCAACAATTAGATTTTTATATGCTTTCATAGTAAAAGCTCTTGATGGATTATATACATCTTTCCAAGGATTCTTTTTATCAAGTATTATATCGCATATTATTCTTGCAGCTGTAGTGCCATTAGTCATGCCCCATTTTCCAAACCCTGTTGCAACGTAAATATTTTCTTTTGTCATAGTTAGCCTTCCAGCATATGGTACATCATCAATTGTTATATAATCCTGAGTAGACCACTGGTACGGGAAATCTTCAACAGTAAATATAGATTTTGCAAACTCTTTTAAGGTGTCATAATGCTTATTAAAATCCTCACCATGTGCTACTTTATGACTTTCTCCCCCAACTAAAATTAGTTGTTTTTCCTTATCCCTCTGCGCTCTTAGAGAACGTGTTGGTTTCTCTGCATTTATAAACATAGCATTAGGGAATTTCTCTTTTATTATTGTTCCTACTATATAAGATCTTTCAGGTCTAAGCCTTGCAAAATACAATCCTAATCCATCGTAAAAAGGAAAATGCGAAGCTATAATGACCTTTGGTGCCATAACCTTCTTTCCATTTCCAGTTACAATATTAATAGGATTACCCTCTTCAAGTTCACATGCCTCTGTATTTTCAAATATATAGCTTCCATCCCCTTGAATCTCTTCCGCCATAGGTAAAATATATTTTCTAGGATGAAATTGAGCTTGATTCTCGAAAATAACAGCAGCTTTTATTTTATAATCAAAAGGTAATTCTTCTGTGTATTTTGCTTTTATTCCAAGCTTTGATGCAGCTTCTACTTCTTTTTCAATTTTATTTATATAGCTTTCATCATTTGTATACACATAAGATGGTGCTCTTTCAAAATCACAATCTATATTAAGTTCATTTTTAATACTTTCTATAAAATCAATAGAGGACTCATTTGCTTCTGCATATTGTCTTGCCTTTTCTATTCCCATAGAATTAATTATTTTGTTATATATTAGATTATGTTGTGAAGTAACTTTTGCTGTGGTATGACCTGTTGTTCCTGTACCAATTCTACTAGCTTCTATAACTGCAACCTTAAGTCCCTGTTTTTTTAGAATATAAGCAGATGTGATACCCACTATTCCTCCGCCTATAATGACTACATCAACTTTAATATCTTCTTTTATTGAGTCATAATTAGTTTTATTGGTTGAATCAATCCAATAAGAATTTATTCCTTCAAGTAAGCTCGAATCACTTGTTGTTTTATTCATGATTCTCCTCCTTTCATTATTACAATGTTAGTATTTGAAACTCTTGCCAAATTATTCATATGATAATAACAATATAGAATAAAAAAAGACTTACTTTAAAAAGTAAGTCTTCCTGTTATAAAATCATAATTTTTCTTTTCTGCCAACAAATAAATCTACTATAAATACAATTGCAGCTGCTAGAAGTAACCAATGTATGAGTACTCCACCAATTCTAAAGATTAAACCTAAAAGCCAAACTGCAACAACAATAGCACCTAGCCATCTAAGAAGAGTCATAGCATTCACCCTTTCACTTTTAAATTTTTATATAATTAATTCATTATACAAATTCAGGTTTTTTTACTTCAGGAGAATCAAAATATTTTCCTGGTGTTGATAAATCGAAATAAAGTTTAGAATCTTCAGTAACACCAAAGTCTTTATTTGAGCCTGTATCTTTTACTCTATTTAATGCTTCCCTAAATAAGGCATTATGTGCCTCTTCACGGTTCAATAGAAAATCTATAGTTTCCTTTACATATTTATCATTTATTTGTCTATATAAATATTCATAAACCACCTTAGCTCTTTGTTCTGAAGCTATGTTGGAGAGTAGATCAGCAACTAAATCACCAGTGACTGTTACATAATTAG is a window encoding:
- a CDS encoding NAD(P)/FAD-dependent oxidoreductase codes for the protein MKEKIVIVGCGAASVSAIKSIRSIDSDSEIHVYSEEAYFPYYRPKISKKILDNLNEEEILIQKKDWYKNNNVDLHLNSKVTKLSPESEEIILSNEGTVSYSKLLLATGADNIIPNIRGIHKLGVFTLRSLNNAYKIIDYIKRSDTILLIGGGIQNLEMATSLSNFGKKVTVSELAPRLMPRQLDIFASEKLRRTLESNGVKVMLSSEIDEILGEDKVKGYVTKSGIKANCDMVIYSIGISPNTEIVKNTNLKINKGILVNERMQTSFDNIYAAGDICEFNNRIYGLWDISTRQGKVAGLNICNENTIFQPPLPVTSLETFNMSIYSIGDVEEKSDSLLLVETDASKNRYYKVLLQNNHIIGAIIIGDLKTFLTIKKLIENSTEVKLSEFNNISVHEFIDKIKS
- a CDS encoding FAD-dependent oxidoreductase, whose protein sequence is MNKTTSDSSLLEGINSYWIDSTNKTNYDSIKEDIKVDVVIIGGGIVGITSAYILKKQGLKVAVIEASRIGTGTTGHTTAKVTSQHNLIYNKIINSMGIEKARQYAEANESSIDFIESIKNELNIDCDFERAPSYVYTNDESYINKIEKEVEAASKLGIKAKYTEELPFDYKIKAAVIFENQAQFHPRKYILPMAEEIQGDGSYIFENTEACELEEGNPINIVTGNGKKVMAPKVIIASHFPFYDGLGLYFARLRPERSYIVGTIIKEKFPNAMFINAEKPTRSLRAQRDKEKQLILVGGESHKVAHGEDFNKHYDTLKEFAKSIFTVEDFPYQWSTQDYITIDDVPYAGRLTMTKENIYVATGFGKWGMTNGTTAARIICDIILDKKNPWKDVYNPSRAFTMKAYKNLIVENFDVAKELVAGKIKQGEDGLKLECGEGKVVELDNNKYGAYKDMEGNIHIVNTTCTHVGCELKWNDAEHSWDCPCHGSRFSYDGEILEGPATHKLMHYKEGKNTIDPNL
- a CDS encoding DUF5670 family protein, encoding MTLLRWLGAIVVAVWLLGLIFRIGGVLIHWLLLAAAIVFIVDLFVGRKEKL